Proteins encoded together in one Papaver somniferum cultivar HN1 unplaced genomic scaffold, ASM357369v1 unplaced-scaffold_21, whole genome shotgun sequence window:
- the LOC113339890 gene encoding putative RING-H2 finger protein ATL21A produces the protein MNSLKISILFFFNFFFLLFPGSVTCRTTCHTPLSCGNGEPGVLFPFRLEGRHREVCGIPGFSLSCSSSNKTVLELPLPGKFFVQNIYYNLRVIEIYDSDNCLPRSLLNLSLLGSPYQSDGRNENYTFLNCSSASVDLSNISSLYVHIHCLSSSAHTILATNVTTHRIQPLNSSCEVIDTVSVPVMSTLDGFSNQISDVLRLTWSRTPADDTSQGIIRKTMILVFGICIGFPILIFFICYYCPWVIRSYCYGDRRLFVAVPPQSNDRSIFSSFGYQPSFIAARGYQRSFIAAREQPVKAGLDSSIIESFPRILLDEKLRLPNPNDTTCSICISEYLPTETLKIIPSCNHYFHAKCIDQWLSMSSTCPVCRESQSLQSLFPSAVAP, from the exons ATGAATTCTTTGAAAATCTCCATTTTgttcttcttcaacttcttctttcttcttttccctGGTTCTGTTACATGTAGAACAACCTGTCATACTCCTCTGTCGTGTGGTAATGGGGAGCCTGGAGTCCTTTTCCCTTTCAGATTAGAAGGTCGACATAGAGAGGTATGTGGTATCCCCGGTTTCAGTCTTTCTTGCAGTAGTTCAAATAAAACAGTCTTAGAGCTTCCTTTACCTGGAAAGTTTTTTGTTCAAAACATCTATTATAATTTACGGGTTATAGAAATCTACGACTCTGATAACTGTCTCCCAAGAAGTCTTTTAAACCTAAGTCTCTTAGGTTCCCCTTACCAGTCAGATGGTCGAAATGAGAACTACACGTTTCTTAATTGTTCATCAGCTTCTGTTGATCTGAGCAATATCTCTTCATTATACGTTCACATCCATTGCCTTAGTAGTTCCGCACACACCATATTGGCAACAAATGTGACTACTCACCGTATTCAACCGCTGAATTCAAGCTGTGAGGTAATTGATACTGTATCAGTACCGGTGATGAGCACACTTGATGGTTTTTCTAATCAAATTAGTGACGTTCTTCGTCTCACGTGGTCGCGCACACCAGCTGATGATACATCACAGG GTATTATCCGCAAAACAATGATTCTTGTTTTCGGTATTTGCATTGGGTTTCCAATTCTAATATTCTTCATATGCTATTACTGTCCATGGGTCATAAGGTCTTACTGCTACGGGGATCGCAGGTTATTTGTTGCAGTTCCGCCGCAATCGAATGATCGCTCGATATTTTCCTCATTTGGATATCAGCCATCCTTCATAGCCGCACGCGGATATCAGCGGTCTTTCATAGCCGCGCGCGAACAACCTGTCAAAGCTGGCCTTGACAGTTCGATCATTGAATCCTTTCCAAGAATACTTCTTGATGAAAAGCTACGACTGCCAAATCCAAATGATACAACTTGTTCAATATGTATATCAGAGTATCTACCGACGGAGACATTGAAGATTATACCATCCTGTAACCACTACTTCCATGCAAAGTGCATCGATCAATGGCTTAGCATGAGTTCAACATGTCCTGTTTGCCGAGAATCTCAAAGTCTCCAGTCACTGTTTCCATCTGCTGTTGCTCCCTAG